In a single window of the Dinghuibacter silviterrae genome:
- a CDS encoding OB-fold protein, translated as MRKKNIFIAGAILLAILILCGGYGWYLYNKPHQGVDGVRTTAKLEADTLFNAFQADENRANGLYLGKVLEVRGKMAAQTPGSLQLTCGNAMGGINCSLAPGQTLPKADTSAFITIKGRCTGYLMDVNLVDCIIEQIEQ; from the coding sequence ATGCGAAAAAAGAACATTTTTATCGCAGGGGCCATTCTTTTGGCTATCCTGATCTTATGCGGCGGCTATGGGTGGTACCTGTACAACAAACCCCACCAGGGGGTAGATGGCGTGCGTACCACGGCCAAACTGGAGGCAGATACGCTGTTTAACGCCTTCCAGGCGGACGAGAACCGGGCCAACGGGCTTTACCTCGGCAAGGTCCTGGAAGTAAGGGGCAAGATGGCGGCCCAAACGCCCGGGTCGCTTCAACTGACCTGCGGTAACGCGATGGGCGGGATCAATTGCAGCCTGGCCCCTGGCCAGACGCTGCCGAAAGCCGACACCTCCGCCTTTATCACCATCAAGGGACGGTGTACCGGTTACCTGATGGACGTGAACCTCGTTGATTGCATTATCGAACAAATCGAACAATAA
- a CDS encoding sugar transferase, producing MIKRTMDLGLSLLLILGVLSWLLPLLALVLTMDSRGPVFFIQKRRKKGSGSFGCIKLRTMRVNPEADTRIALEGDERITRVGRWLRDTHLDELPQLFNVLWGDMSLVGPRPYMLQEDRLYDKVLKNYAGRALVKPGITGLAQAAGLFGATGNLADMERRLNLDLLYVQAWSPALDLQILAATVRFLKPSVRFQKSSPHEVYA from the coding sequence ATGATCAAGAGGACAATGGATCTGGGCCTATCCCTTTTGCTGATCCTGGGGGTGCTGTCGTGGCTTCTGCCGTTGCTGGCGCTTGTGTTGACGATGGATTCAAGGGGTCCGGTTTTCTTTATACAAAAAAGAAGGAAAAAGGGATCCGGAAGTTTTGGATGCATAAAACTCCGGACCATGCGGGTCAACCCGGAAGCGGATACCCGGATCGCCCTTGAAGGGGATGAGCGGATCACCCGCGTGGGCCGTTGGCTGCGGGACACCCACCTCGACGAACTCCCCCAACTCTTTAACGTCCTCTGGGGGGACATGTCGCTGGTCGGCCCCCGGCCCTATATGCTGCAGGAAGACCGGTTGTACGACAAAGTCCTGAAAAACTACGCCGGAAGGGCGCTGGTCAAGCCGGGTATCACCGGCCTCGCCCAGGCTGCCGGTCTGTTCGGGGCCACCGGAAACCTGGCCGACATGGAAAGACGGCTGAACCTCGATCTTTTGTACGTGCAGGCGTGGAGCCCGGCCCTCGACCTGCAGATCCTCGCCGCCACCGTGCGGTTCCTAAAACCCAGTGTGCGGTTCCAAAAATCCAGCCCCCATGAAGTCTACGCATAA
- a CDS encoding glycosyltransferase, whose product MKSTHKKTTLLILTPGFPSCEDESSCLPAQQIMVKALKKKSPFVQFVILTLEYPFTKEPYRWGGNLVYPFDNRNRGKGQRLLMWTRVWKRMEALHKENNVIGVFSFWHGECALLGKYFARLHRLKHYNWVLGQDAREGNKYVALTRPCAEELLAISESVADTFYIHHSIRPRHILPNGIDPTLFPYRNVSKDIDVLGAGTLKSLKRYTMWMEIVSSLAAKRPGLKATLIGKGPEAGYLKRMIREKGLQEQVTLAGELPHQDVLGLMQRCKIFLHPSSYEGFSTACLEALSAGAHVISFTYPTHQPIDHWHRVYSAEEMEAKALELLSDPGTDYSPVTPFLMEDNAASVMQLFAGSEPARR is encoded by the coding sequence ATGAAGTCTACGCATAAAAAAACCACGCTGCTGATCCTGACCCCCGGTTTTCCGTCCTGCGAGGACGAAAGCTCCTGTCTGCCCGCCCAACAGATCATGGTCAAAGCGCTCAAAAAGAAATCCCCTTTTGTCCAGTTTGTCATCCTGACCCTGGAGTACCCTTTTACAAAAGAGCCCTACCGGTGGGGAGGCAACCTCGTTTATCCTTTTGACAATCGCAACCGGGGCAAGGGACAGCGTCTTTTGATGTGGACCCGTGTCTGGAAGCGGATGGAGGCCTTGCACAAGGAGAACAACGTCATCGGTGTCTTTAGCTTCTGGCATGGAGAGTGTGCTTTGCTTGGCAAATACTTCGCCCGGTTGCACAGGCTGAAACACTACAACTGGGTGCTGGGCCAGGACGCCCGGGAAGGGAATAAGTACGTCGCCCTTACCCGCCCCTGCGCCGAGGAGCTTCTCGCGATCTCCGAATCGGTGGCGGATACTTTTTATATCCATCATTCCATAAGACCAAGACACATTCTGCCCAACGGAATAGACCCCACACTGTTTCCCTACCGGAATGTCTCCAAGGACATCGATGTCCTTGGCGCGGGCACGCTCAAATCCCTGAAACGGTATACGATGTGGATGGAGATCGTCTCCTCCCTGGCGGCCAAAAGACCCGGCCTGAAGGCCACGCTTATCGGCAAGGGCCCTGAGGCAGGGTATCTCAAACGAATGATCCGGGAAAAGGGATTGCAAGAACAGGTCACCCTGGCCGGAGAGCTTCCCCACCAGGACGTCCTCGGCCTGATGCAACGCTGCAAGATTTTTTTACACCCGTCCTCTTACGAGGGCTTTAGCACCGCCTGTCTGGAGGCGCTGTCTGCGGGTGCACACGTCATCAGTTTCACCTATCCCACCCACCAACCCATCGACCACTGGCACCGCGTCTACAGCGCGGAGGAAATGGAAGCAAAAGCCCTGGAGTTGTTGTCGGATCCCGGGACGGATTATAGCCCGGTGACGCCGTTCCTGATGGAGGATAATGCGGCTTCGGTGATGCAGTTGTTTGCCGGGAGCGAGCCGGCGCGGCGCTAA
- a CDS encoding RNA polymerase sigma factor, which translates to MEDIDHIIEGCKKGEHKYQRMIYEHFYGYALKTVFRYIYRYEKAVDVVNDGFVKLFSHFAQFKCADAVHVERMLMGWIRRIMINTAIDELRKNNLIPEIGGIPDHVWEVADGSQHSDQRVIYKELVTHVKELPPAYRAVFNLFVIDGYSHYEIADMLGISVGTSKSNLSRARLLLQKFLKKNEQIEA; encoded by the coding sequence TTGGAAGACATAGATCACATAATTGAAGGCTGTAAAAAAGGCGAACACAAGTATCAGCGGATGATATACGAGCATTTCTACGGATATGCGCTGAAAACGGTGTTCCGGTACATTTATAGGTACGAGAAAGCGGTGGACGTCGTCAACGACGGCTTTGTAAAGCTTTTCTCCCATTTCGCTCAATTCAAGTGTGCCGACGCTGTTCACGTCGAACGGATGTTGATGGGATGGATCCGGAGGATTATGATCAACACGGCCATCGACGAGCTACGGAAAAACAACCTTATCCCGGAGATCGGCGGGATACCCGATCATGTGTGGGAGGTAGCCGACGGTTCCCAGCATTCGGACCAGCGGGTCATATACAAAGAGCTGGTCACTCATGTCAAGGAACTGCCGCCCGCTTACCGGGCAGTGTTCAACTTATTCGTTATCGACGGATATTCGCACTACGAGATTGCCGATATGCTGGGCATTTCCGTGGGTACGTCCAAGTCGAACCTGTCGAGGGCCAGGTTACTCCTGCAAAAGTTTTTAAAAAAGAATGAACAAATAGAAGCATGA
- a CDS encoding outer membrane beta-barrel protein, with protein sequence MNLPEDHMDELYRKAGEMYPLKTDGADWDKVMARLQEASNDGDGGGAAPVMEGSSSRRWWWLMLLIVPFAWICTRYTHQGSTNEAAKAVVANAPAGKNGAAPAGAGGQSGQGTRAQSGQGTRAQSGQTVQSGQAASGGAAPVPGAQRAATAQSRPAASGDALTGAQATASRKHHTQIRTANYTARGNEPGAARTTEPTRAAALGAPRADQAGTRTLENATNPAVATAQKGIAQEGAAQEGPAQNGAAQNTQEEPPLSFAYSALDFALPMKPTPGRIVKTADTGFMPQHIIPKKVSGFYAGAIAGPDLSNVKWQELQNPGYSMGLLLGYRFNKSLSVEASALWAHKVYYTAGQYFSTKKTDIPPSDTLMTLKGNCSMFEIPINLRWDFLYTKSGSFYATAGLSSYMMKKEAYGYLAKDGYSSWWGDAKYLNSGNDFFSIMNLSVGYSLTWKGVGDVRIEPYFKIPLKGVGIGSLPITSTGLYLGLTHSFR encoded by the coding sequence ATGAACTTACCGGAGGACCATATGGATGAACTGTACCGTAAGGCAGGGGAAATGTATCCCCTGAAGACGGACGGGGCCGACTGGGACAAGGTGATGGCCCGGCTTCAGGAGGCATCCAACGACGGCGACGGCGGTGGCGCCGCCCCCGTGATGGAGGGCTCCTCTTCGCGGAGGTGGTGGTGGTTGATGCTGCTGATCGTACCCTTTGCTTGGATTTGTACACGATACACCCACCAGGGCTCGACCAACGAGGCGGCCAAAGCCGTCGTGGCGAACGCGCCCGCGGGGAAAAACGGGGCCGCGCCTGCTGGCGCGGGGGGCCAAAGCGGGCAGGGCACGAGGGCCCAAAGCGGGCAGGGCACGAGGGCCCAAAGCGGGCAGACGGTCCAAAGCGGGCAGGCCGCATCCGGCGGCGCCGCGCCCGTCCCAGGCGCGCAAAGGGCCGCCACCGCGCAAAGCCGTCCGGCTGCCTCCGGCGACGCCCTAACCGGTGCGCAAGCGACTGCCTCCAGGAAGCATCATACCCAGATAAGAACCGCCAACTATACTGCCCGTGGCAACGAGCCCGGGGCCGCCCGCACCACCGAGCCCACCCGCGCCGCGGCGCTCGGCGCACCCCGAGCAGACCAGGCAGGCACCCGTACCCTTGAGAACGCAACCAACCCGGCCGTTGCTACCGCTCAAAAAGGAATCGCCCAAGAAGGAGCCGCTCAAGAAGGCCCCGCTCAAAACGGTGCCGCTCAAAACACCCAGGAAGAACCGCCCCTCAGCTTTGCGTACAGCGCCCTGGACTTTGCCCTTCCGATGAAACCCACCCCCGGCCGGATCGTCAAAACGGCGGATACGGGGTTTATGCCGCAACACATCATCCCGAAGAAGGTGAGCGGCTTCTATGCCGGTGCCATCGCCGGTCCCGACCTCAGCAACGTCAAATGGCAGGAGCTGCAAAATCCAGGGTATAGTATGGGGCTGCTCTTAGGGTACCGGTTCAATAAAAGCCTGTCGGTCGAAGCCAGTGCGCTTTGGGCCCACAAGGTCTACTATACGGCCGGGCAGTACTTCAGTACAAAGAAGACCGACATTCCGCCAAGCGATACGCTCATGACATTGAAGGGCAACTGTAGCATGTTTGAAATCCCGATCAACCTTCGCTGGGATTTTTTATATACAAAAAGCGGGAGTTTTTATGCGACCGCCGGGCTTTCTTCGTATATGATGAAAAAGGAAGCTTACGGGTATCTGGCCAAAGACGGGTACAGCAGCTGGTGGGGTGATGCCAAATACCTGAATTCCGGGAATGACTTTTTCTCCATCATGAACCTGAGCGTCGGGTATTCGCTGACCTGGAAAGGCGTTGGCGACGTGCGTATAGAACCGTACTTCAAGATACCACTGAAAGGTGTGGGGATAGGCAGTTTGCCGATTACCAGCACGGGCCTCTATTTGGGGCTTACCCACTCCTTCCGATAA
- a CDS encoding glycosyltransferase family 9 protein → MRDVKSDPFIPTRPWTGAHPPKRVLAIRLQAMGDVVISLPYLQRLREQLPPGTRLDFLVRAESAALPRNLHLFDHVYVIGGGRRFKLQLLLSILLLPRLLAARYDLVLDVQNSPISRLVRRVLRPRAWSEFDKRSTRPAGERTRLTIEAAGMPFNPPSPAFSWKSLLGTEALLPFPENAGPLVVLNPGGAFASRHWPEEYYVRFARLWAAEYPGTRFLLLGIARMAPAAARLEKKIGAFGPGLAASVVNLVEKTTPAQAFILVGKAQFVLSEDSGLMHMAWVSGVPTLALFGGSRSDWARPLGARTAFLDGAGLDCAPCLQETCQWGDVRCLRRHTPEEVLEVALSLVRP, encoded by the coding sequence ATGCGAGACGTGAAAAGCGACCCCTTCATCCCCACCCGCCCCTGGACGGGCGCACACCCACCCAAGCGGGTCCTCGCGATCCGCCTGCAGGCCATGGGCGACGTTGTGATTTCGCTGCCCTACCTGCAACGCCTCCGGGAACAACTGCCGCCCGGCACCCGCCTGGATTTCCTGGTGCGTGCGGAGTCTGCCGCGCTCCCCAGGAACCTGCACCTCTTCGACCACGTGTATGTCATCGGCGGTGGACGGCGGTTCAAGCTTCAATTGTTACTCTCGATCCTGTTGTTGCCCCGTCTGCTCGCGGCCCGGTATGACCTTGTCCTGGACGTCCAGAACAGTCCCATCAGCCGGCTGGTCCGCCGGGTGCTCCGGCCCCGTGCCTGGTCCGAGTTCGACAAGCGCTCCACCCGGCCAGCCGGGGAACGGACCCGGTTGACAATCGAAGCGGCCGGGATGCCCTTCAATCCGCCCAGCCCCGCGTTTTCGTGGAAGTCGTTGTTGGGAACGGAGGCGTTGTTGCCCTTTCCCGAGAATGCGGGTCCTCTGGTTGTCCTGAATCCGGGGGGCGCGTTTGCTTCCCGGCACTGGCCGGAAGAGTATTATGTACGTTTTGCGCGGCTCTGGGCCGCCGAATATCCTGGCACCCGGTTTCTGCTTCTCGGTATCGCGCGTATGGCGCCTGCGGCAGCGCGCCTGGAAAAGAAAATCGGGGCATTCGGCCCCGGCCTTGCCGCCTCGGTCGTCAACCTTGTGGAAAAGACAACCCCCGCCCAAGCCTTCATCCTGGTAGGAAAAGCGCAGTTTGTCCTCTCCGAAGATTCCGGGTTGATGCACATGGCCTGGGTTTCCGGCGTACCCACCCTGGCGCTGTTTGGCGGGTCGCGGAGCGACTGGGCCCGCCCCTTGGGGGCCCGCACCGCCTTTCTGGACGGGGCGGGTTTGGATTGTGCGCCCTGTCTGCAGGAGACCTGCCAATGGGGGGATGTGCGTTGCCTGCGGCGGCATACGCCGGAGGAGGTGCTGGAGGTGGCGCTGTCGCTGGTGCGCCCTTAG
- a CDS encoding B12-binding domain-containing radical SAM protein, giving the protein MKHILFTHPYFLGLDPKQAEAGLPYPPLGALYAAAMVREHGYNVSFFDTMFARSPEEMLPFLESKRQDYFVVYADGFNYLTKMCLTNMRDATFQMMRIAQDWGCTVIVSSSDSTDHLDTYLEKGADFVINGEAENTLMELLEALEAGQKDLSEIKGLAYAAPAANAAAATKKTPSRPLMKDWETLPYPAYDLVDMDQYRHHWIKNAGYFSLNVATTRGCPFHCNWCAKPIYGNRYTARSAEHVVQQLKRMKKEYNFDHIWFCDDIFGLKPGWMKAFADAVEREGLSFRFKIQSRADLLLSEDQIRDLARAGCDNVWMGAESGSQKILDAMDKGTTIGQIEQATHLLKEYGIKPSFFIQFGYLGETREDIDLTIGLIRRLLPHEIGISVSYPLPGTGFYEKVKASLGAKENWSDSDDLAMMFAGAYPPAFYKQLYRYVHRIHRGQLARHYMLELWRRPYRLSVARLKKMASILYYLPAAHLAKLKLQHLDH; this is encoded by the coding sequence ATGAAGCATATTCTATTTACCCACCCCTACTTTCTGGGGCTTGATCCCAAACAAGCGGAGGCAGGTCTCCCCTATCCGCCCCTGGGTGCCTTGTACGCCGCCGCGATGGTGCGGGAGCATGGATACAACGTTTCTTTTTTCGATACGATGTTCGCCCGGAGCCCTGAAGAGATGCTGCCCTTTCTTGAAAGCAAACGCCAGGATTATTTCGTGGTCTACGCGGACGGGTTCAACTACCTGACCAAGATGTGTCTCACCAATATGCGGGATGCCACCTTCCAAATGATGCGCATCGCGCAGGATTGGGGGTGTACGGTTATCGTGTCGAGCTCGGATTCCACGGATCATCTGGATACCTACCTGGAGAAAGGGGCGGACTTCGTGATCAACGGCGAGGCGGAAAATACGCTCATGGAGCTGCTGGAGGCCCTGGAGGCGGGGCAGAAGGACCTGAGCGAAATCAAGGGCCTGGCCTACGCGGCCCCGGCGGCAAACGCCGCCGCAGCAACAAAGAAGACCCCCTCCCGCCCCCTCATGAAAGACTGGGAAACCCTTCCCTACCCCGCCTACGACCTGGTAGACATGGATCAATACCGCCACCATTGGATAAAGAACGCAGGCTACTTCTCGTTAAACGTGGCCACCACGCGGGGTTGCCCCTTCCATTGCAACTGGTGCGCCAAACCGATCTACGGCAACCGGTATACGGCCCGCTCGGCGGAGCATGTGGTGCAGCAGCTAAAAAGAATGAAGAAGGAATACAACTTCGATCACATCTGGTTTTGCGACGATATTTTCGGGCTCAAACCGGGGTGGATGAAGGCGTTTGCGGACGCGGTGGAAAGAGAGGGGTTGTCGTTCCGGTTCAAGATCCAGTCGAGGGCGGACCTGTTGCTGTCGGAGGACCAGATCCGGGACCTGGCCCGGGCGGGGTGTGACAATGTATGGATGGGGGCGGAAAGCGGGTCCCAAAAGATCCTGGATGCCATGGACAAGGGCACGACGATCGGTCAGATCGAACAGGCGACGCACCTGCTCAAGGAGTATGGTATCAAACCCAGTTTTTTTATACAGTTCGGCTACCTCGGCGAAACCAGGGAAGACATCGACCTGACCATCGGGTTGATCCGCCGGTTGCTGCCGCACGAGATCGGTATTTCGGTATCCTATCCGCTGCCGGGCACTGGGTTTTATGAAAAGGTGAAGGCTTCCCTGGGGGCCAAAGAGAACTGGTCAGACTCGGACGACCTGGCCATGATGTTCGCAGGGGCCTATCCCCCAGCCTTTTACAAACAACTTTACCGGTACGTCCACCGGATACACCGTGGGCAGCTGGCGCGTCATTATATGCTGGAGCTATGGAGGAGGCCCTACCGCCTGTCGGTGGCCCGGTTGAAAAAAATGGCATCGATCTTGTACTACCTGCCTGCCGCCCACCTGGCCAAATTAAAGTTGCAACACTTAGACCATTGA
- a CDS encoding amidohydrolase family protein: MMVLENLRPIEGPASLRIGIRGGRIAFVGEDGAGPAFGPDRVIDLDGAMIFPGLINSHDHLEFNSFPALGREHYANYVEWGSRIHATCREDIDRVLKIPPAMRVQWGLYKNLLGGVTTVVHHGPAFPLENPCIRVFRECQSIHSVQLEPRWRQRLNNPLQWGRPCVIHIGEGTDEGASREIDRLTLWNTLHRPLVGVHGVAMNTDQAAHFKALVWCPQSNFFLLGRTAAIDQLGRHTALLFGTDSTLTGDWNIWDHLRSARDTGLAADPDIYDMLTTTPARIWGLGGGALAPGCAADLTIARPRGDGWNAFYALDPADIELVIAGGRVRLADGRWVRALTHLGHDFDGWSRVLLEGREKWVPGDLPGLARQILAFDERAEFPFLCET, encoded by the coding sequence ATGATGGTATTGGAGAACCTACGCCCCATCGAGGGCCCTGCATCGCTTCGGATCGGCATCCGGGGCGGGAGGATCGCTTTTGTGGGGGAGGATGGCGCCGGCCCTGCCTTTGGGCCCGACCGGGTTATCGACCTCGACGGCGCCATGATTTTTCCCGGCCTCATTAACTCCCACGACCACCTGGAATTCAATTCTTTCCCAGCCCTGGGACGGGAGCACTACGCCAATTACGTCGAATGGGGCAGCCGCATCCACGCCACCTGCAGGGAGGACATCGACCGGGTGCTGAAGATACCCCCGGCCATGAGGGTCCAATGGGGGTTGTACAAAAACCTCCTGGGGGGTGTGACCACGGTTGTCCACCACGGCCCCGCTTTCCCCCTGGAGAACCCCTGTATCCGGGTCTTCCGGGAGTGTCAGTCCATCCACTCCGTCCAGCTTGAACCCCGCTGGAGACAACGCCTGAACAACCCCTTGCAATGGGGCCGTCCCTGTGTCATTCACATCGGGGAGGGAACAGACGAAGGGGCAAGCCGGGAAATAGACCGGCTGACCCTTTGGAACACCCTTCACCGGCCCCTGGTGGGGGTGCATGGCGTGGCCATGAACACCGACCAGGCCGCACATTTCAAGGCGCTGGTCTGGTGTCCCCAGTCCAATTTTTTCCTGCTGGGCCGGACCGCCGCGATCGACCAACTGGGCCGGCATACCGCCCTTCTTTTTGGCACCGACTCGACCCTCACCGGCGACTGGAATATCTGGGACCACCTCCGCAGCGCCCGCGACACCGGTCTTGCCGCAGACCCCGATATTTACGACATGCTGACGACCACACCCGCACGCATCTGGGGGCTCGGAGGGGGCGCTCTTGCCCCCGGTTGCGCCGCCGACCTGACCATTGCCCGGCCCCGCGGAGACGGCTGGAATGCGTTTTACGCCCTCGATCCCGCGGATATTGAACTCGTCATCGCCGGCGGCCGGGTCAGGCTCGCCGACGGCCGGTGGGTTCGTGCTTTGACACACCTGGGACATGACTTTGACGGCTGGAGCCGCGTCCTCCTCGAAGGCCGGGAAAAATGGGTGCCGGGTGACCTGCCCGGGCTGGCCAGGCAGATCCTTGCGTTTGATGAGCGGGCGGAATTTCCTTTTTTATGCGAGACGTGA